Proteins encoded by one window of Bubalus bubalis isolate 160015118507 breed Murrah chromosome 4, NDDB_SH_1, whole genome shotgun sequence:
- the SNU13 gene encoding NHP2-like protein 1 isoform X1, with the protein MERLSAVSAPGRMPPTEADVNPKAYPLADAHLTKKLLDLVQQSCNYKQLRKGANEATKTLNRGISEFIVMAADAEPLEIILHLPLLCEDKNVPYVFVRSKQALGRACGVSRPVIACSVTIKEGSQLKQQIQSIQQSIERLLV; encoded by the exons ACCGAGGCTGACGTCAATCCGAAGGCCTACCCTCTTGCAGATGCCCACCTCACCAAGAAACTATTGGACCTCGTTCAGCAGTCATGTAACTACAAGCAGCTTCGAAAAGGAGCCAATGAGG CCACCAAAACCCTCAACAGAGGCATCTCTGAGTTCATCGTGATGGCCGCAGATGCGGAGCCCTTGGAGATCATCCTGCACCTCCCACTGCTATGTGAGGACAAGAACGTGCCCTATGTGTTCGTGCGCTCCAAGCAGGCTCTGGGGCGAGCCTGCGGGGTCTCCAGGCCTGTCATCGCCTGCTCCGTCACCATCAAAGAGGGCTCACAACTGAAGCAGCAGATCCAGTCCATCCAGCAGTCCATTGAAAGGCTCTTAGTCTAA
- the SNU13 gene encoding NHP2-like protein 1 isoform X2, translated as MTEADVNPKAYPLADAHLTKKLLDLVQQSCNYKQLRKGANEATKTLNRGISEFIVMAADAEPLEIILHLPLLCEDKNVPYVFVRSKQALGRACGVSRPVIACSVTIKEGSQLKQQIQSIQQSIERLLV; from the exons ACCGAGGCTGACGTCAATCCGAAGGCCTACCCTCTTGCAGATGCCCACCTCACCAAGAAACTATTGGACCTCGTTCAGCAGTCATGTAACTACAAGCAGCTTCGAAAAGGAGCCAATGAGG CCACCAAAACCCTCAACAGAGGCATCTCTGAGTTCATCGTGATGGCCGCAGATGCGGAGCCCTTGGAGATCATCCTGCACCTCCCACTGCTATGTGAGGACAAGAACGTGCCCTATGTGTTCGTGCGCTCCAAGCAGGCTCTGGGGCGAGCCTGCGGGGTCTCCAGGCCTGTCATCGCCTGCTCCGTCACCATCAAAGAGGGCTCACAACTGAAGCAGCAGATCCAGTCCATCCAGCAGTCCATTGAAAGGCTCTTAGTCTAA